The following proteins come from a genomic window of Musa acuminata AAA Group cultivar baxijiao chromosome BXJ1-7, Cavendish_Baxijiao_AAA, whole genome shotgun sequence:
- the LOC135678855 gene encoding short-chain dehydrogenase TIC 32 B, chloroplastic-like, whose protein sequence is MGFFRLVTGLPGLSGFGSASTAEQVTAGIDASNLTVIITGGASGIGTETARVFALRGAHVIIAARNLKAADGAKQLIQRTAPASRVDILELDLSSLKSVRAFADKFLSMDLPLDILINNAGVMFCPYQLSRDGIEMQFATNHLGHFLLTNLLLEKMKSTAKKTGMEGRIINLSSIAHKHTYKGGIWFDKLNDKDVYSDKKAYGQSKLANILHANELSRRLQEDGAKVTVNSVHPGLIMTNLMRHSFLLMRVLKVFSCVFWKNVPQGAATTCYVALHPSLKGVTGKYFFDCNEEMPSSWARDKKLAKKLWDFSEKLVKSSLRDLP, encoded by the exons ATGGGATTCTTCAGGCTGGTGACGGGGCTGCCGGGTCTGAGCGGGTTCGGATCCGCTTCCACGGCTGAGCAGGTCACCGCTGGCATTGACGCCTCCAACCTCACCGTCATCATCACCG GAGGTGCAAGCGGGATCGGCACAGAGACCGCGAGAGTTTTTGCGCTTCGAGGAGCACATGTCATCATTGCTGCAAGGAACTTGAAGGCTGCCGATGGCGCAAAGCAACTCATCCAGCGAACTGCTCCAGCATCCCGAGTCGACATCTTAGAGCTCGATCTGAGCTCGTTGAAGTCCGTGCGAGCCTTCGCAGATAAATTCCTTTCCATGGATTTACCTCTCGACATCTTGAT AAACAATGCCGGTGTGATGTTCTGTCCCTATCAACTCTCCCGGGATGGAATCGAGATGCAGTTTGCTACGAATCATCTGG GTCACTTTCTGTTGACGAATCTTCTACTTGAGAAGATGAAAAGCACAGCGAAGAAGACAGGAATGGAGGGTCGCATCATAAATCTATCGTCGATAGCTCACAAGCATACATACAAGGGAGGAATATGGTTCGATAAACTTAATGACAAGGATGT ATACTCGGATAAAAAGGCATATGGACAGTCCAAACTGGCCAATATATTGCATGCAAATGAGCTATCTCGGCGCTTACAG GAAGATGGTGCAAAAGTTACAGTAAATTCTGTTCATCCAGGTCTGATCATGACAAATTTGATGAGGCATTCTTTCCTTTTAATGC GGGTGCTAAAAGTATTCAGTTGTGTCTTCTGGAAGAATGTACCACAG GGAGCAGCTACTACATGCTACGTCGCACTGCATCCGAGCCTCAAGGGTGTGACCGGGAAGTACTTCTTCGACTGCAACGAGGAGATGCCGAGTTCCTGGGCCAGAGACAAGAAGTTGGCGAAGAAGCTCTGGGACTTCAGCGAAAAGCTGGTTAAATCAAGCCTAAGAGATCTCCCATAA